In Nocardia asteroides, a single genomic region encodes these proteins:
- the prpD gene encoding 2-methylcitrate dehydratase PrpD, protein MQNHLVRTHPSAADFPREQHLAWRIAEVAADPVAVAPETEEMIVNRIIDNAAVSVAALTRRPVANARAQALAHPYSPGATVFGADGRYSPEWAAWANGVAVRELDFHDTFLAAEYSHPGDNIPPILAVAQHAGRSGRDLIRGLATGYEIQIDLVRAICLHRHKIDHVAHLGPSAAAGIGTLLGLDTATIHQAIGQALHTTTATRQSRKGEISSWKAYAPAFAGKMAVEAVDRALRGEGAPAPIWEGEDGVIARLLGGPDIEYSVPLPGPGEPKRAILDSYTKEHSAEYQSQAPIDLARRMRGRIGDLDRIASIVLHTSHHTHVVIGTGSGDPQKFDPTASRETLDHSVPYIFAVALEDGTWHHEHSYTPERAQRPSTVDLWHKISTAEDPEWTRRYHSTDPAEKAFGARAEITLTSGEVLTDELAVADAHPLGARPFAREQYIAKFRTLADGVVEPAEQDRFLEVAQRTGELAASELSELTFTVSADVLARAPRSPKGLFR, encoded by the coding sequence GTGCAGAATCATCTCGTCCGCACCCACCCTTCCGCGGCGGACTTCCCCCGCGAACAGCACCTGGCGTGGCGGATCGCGGAGGTAGCCGCCGACCCCGTCGCGGTCGCCCCGGAGACCGAGGAGATGATCGTCAACCGGATCATCGACAACGCCGCGGTCTCGGTGGCGGCGCTCACCCGGCGCCCGGTCGCCAACGCCCGCGCCCAGGCGCTGGCGCACCCCTACTCCCCGGGCGCGACCGTCTTCGGCGCGGACGGCCGCTACTCCCCGGAGTGGGCGGCCTGGGCCAACGGCGTCGCGGTGCGCGAGCTCGACTTCCACGACACCTTCCTGGCCGCCGAGTACTCGCACCCCGGCGACAACATCCCGCCGATCCTGGCGGTGGCCCAGCACGCGGGGCGCTCCGGCCGCGACCTGATCCGCGGCCTCGCCACCGGCTACGAGATCCAGATCGACCTGGTCCGCGCCATCTGCCTGCACCGGCACAAGATCGACCATGTGGCGCACCTGGGTCCATCGGCGGCGGCGGGCATCGGCACGCTGCTCGGGCTGGACACCGCGACGATCCACCAGGCCATCGGCCAGGCGCTGCACACCACCACCGCCACGCGCCAGTCGCGCAAGGGCGAGATCTCCAGCTGGAAGGCGTACGCCCCCGCCTTCGCCGGGAAGATGGCGGTCGAGGCGGTGGACCGGGCGCTGCGCGGCGAGGGCGCCCCCGCCCCGATCTGGGAGGGCGAGGACGGCGTGATCGCCCGGCTGCTCGGCGGCCCGGACATCGAGTACTCGGTGCCGCTGCCCGGCCCCGGCGAGCCCAAGCGCGCGATCCTGGACTCCTACACCAAGGAGCACTCCGCCGAGTACCAGAGCCAGGCCCCGATCGACCTGGCCAGGCGCATGCGCGGGCGGATCGGCGACCTGGACCGGATCGCCTCGATCGTGCTGCACACCAGCCACCACACGCACGTGGTGATCGGCACTGGCTCCGGCGACCCGCAGAAGTTCGACCCGACCGCCTCGCGCGAGACCCTCGACCACTCGGTGCCCTACATCTTCGCGGTCGCGCTGGAGGACGGCACCTGGCACCACGAGCACTCCTACACCCCCGAGCGCGCGCAACGCCCGTCCACGGTCGACCTCTGGCACAAGATCTCCACCGCCGAGGACCCGGAGTGGACCCGCCGGTACCACTCGACCGACCCGGCCGAGAAGGCGTTCGGCGCGCGCGCCGAAATCACGCTGACGAGCGGCGAGGTGCTCACCGACGAGCTCGCGGTCGCCGACGCGCACCCGCTCGGTGCCAGGCCCTTCGCCCGCGAGCAGTACATCGCCAAGTTCCGCACCCTTGCCGATGGGGTGGTGGAGCCCGCCGAGCAGGATCGTTTCCTCGAGGTGGCGCAGCGCACGGGCGAGCTCGCCGCGAGCGAGCTGTCGGAGCTCACCTTCACCGTCTCGGCGGATGTGCTCGCCCGCGCGCCCCGCTCCCCGAAGGGCCTCTTCCGATGA
- the prpB gene encoding methylisocitrate lyase, whose amino-acid sequence MTGLPVAATSAADKRIAFRTGLTSGTIQRLPGAFNPLVAKLIQEIGFEGVYVSGAVLAAELGLPDIGLTTLTEVAGRGQQVAGVTDLPVLIDADTGFGEPMSAARTVTVLEDAGIAGLHLEDQVNPKRCGHLDGKAVVPVEEMLRRLTAAVSARRDPNFVICARTDAAGIEGVDAAIDRAKAYAEAGADLIFTEALHTVADFEKFRAAVGIPLLANMTEFGKSELIPAPVLERIGYNAVIYPVTTLRLAMFAAERGLREIFAEGTQSGLLDRMQHRSRLYELLQYERYNEFDSAIVDFTLGRNP is encoded by the coding sequence ATGACGGGGCTGCCGGTAGCGGCCACCTCGGCCGCCGACAAGCGGATCGCGTTCCGCACCGGGCTGACCTCCGGGACGATCCAGCGGCTCCCCGGCGCCTTCAACCCGCTGGTGGCGAAGCTGATCCAGGAGATCGGGTTCGAGGGCGTCTACGTCTCCGGCGCCGTGCTCGCCGCGGAGCTCGGGCTGCCCGACATCGGGCTCACCACGCTCACCGAGGTGGCCGGGCGCGGGCAGCAGGTGGCCGGGGTCACCGACCTGCCGGTGCTCATCGACGCCGACACCGGCTTCGGCGAGCCCATGAGCGCCGCCCGCACGGTCACCGTGCTCGAGGACGCCGGTATCGCCGGGCTGCACCTGGAGGACCAGGTCAACCCCAAGCGCTGCGGGCACCTGGACGGCAAGGCGGTCGTCCCGGTCGAGGAGATGCTGCGCCGGCTCACCGCCGCGGTCTCCGCCCGCCGGGACCCGAACTTCGTGATCTGCGCGCGCACCGACGCCGCCGGGATCGAGGGCGTCGATGCCGCCATCGATCGTGCGAAGGCATACGCCGAGGCGGGCGCGGACCTGATCTTCACCGAGGCGCTGCACACCGTCGCCGATTTCGAGAAGTTCCGGGCGGCGGTCGGAATCCCGCTGCTGGCGAACATGACCGAGTTCGGCAAATCCGAGCTGATCCCGGCCCCGGTGCTGGAGCGGATCGGCTACAACGCGGTCATCTACCCGGTGACCACGCTGCGGCTGGCCATGTTCGCCGCCGAGCGGGGGTTGCGCGAGATCTTCGCCGAGGGAACGCAATCGGGGCTGCTCGACCGCATGCAGCACCGCTCCCGGCTCTACGAACTGCTGCAGTACGAGCGCTACAACGAATTCGACTCCGCCATCGTCGACTTCACTCTCGGAAGGAACCCCTGA
- a CDS encoding bifunctional 2-methylcitrate synthase/citrate synthase yields MPDIHKGLAGVVVDTTAISKVVPETNSLTYRGYAVQELAATCSFEEVAYLLWNGELPGHAELERFQQQERAARRVDRSLLSLVTKMPDTCHPMDVVRTAISYLGAEDTAAEDNSPRANRAKALRMFAVLPTIVAADHRRRHGRDPIAPHSHLGYAENFLNMCFGKVPARELVAAFEVSLILYAEHSFNASTFAARVVTSTLSDIYSAVTAGIGALKGPLHGGANEAVMHHMLEIDDPARAAEWLRAKLAHKEKVMGFGHRVYKNGDSRVPTMKRAFLDIAAATDGQKWVRMYDILERAMGEATGIEPNLDFPTGPAYYLLGFDIEIFTPIFVMSRITGWTAHIIEQGESNALIRPLSEYIGVPQRPVVA; encoded by the coding sequence ATGCCGGATATTCACAAGGGCCTGGCGGGCGTCGTCGTCGACACCACCGCCATCTCCAAGGTGGTGCCCGAGACCAACTCGCTGACCTACCGCGGCTACGCCGTGCAGGAGCTGGCCGCCACCTGCTCCTTCGAAGAGGTCGCCTACCTGCTCTGGAACGGCGAACTCCCCGGCCACGCCGAACTGGAACGCTTCCAGCAGCAGGAGCGCGCCGCCCGCCGGGTCGACCGCTCGCTGCTCTCGCTGGTCACGAAGATGCCCGACACCTGCCACCCGATGGACGTGGTCCGCACCGCCATCAGCTACCTCGGCGCGGAAGACACCGCCGCCGAGGACAACTCGCCGCGGGCCAACCGGGCCAAGGCGCTGCGCATGTTCGCCGTGCTGCCCACCATCGTCGCCGCCGACCACCGGCGCCGCCACGGCCGGGACCCGATCGCCCCGCACTCGCATCTGGGGTACGCGGAGAACTTCCTGAACATGTGCTTCGGGAAGGTCCCCGCGCGGGAGCTGGTCGCGGCGTTCGAGGTCTCGCTGATCCTCTACGCCGAGCACAGCTTCAACGCCTCGACCTTCGCCGCGCGGGTGGTCACCTCGACGCTGTCGGACATCTACAGCGCGGTCACCGCGGGGATCGGCGCACTGAAGGGCCCCCTGCACGGCGGGGCGAACGAGGCCGTCATGCACCACATGCTCGAGATCGACGACCCGGCCCGCGCCGCGGAGTGGCTGCGCGCCAAACTCGCCCACAAGGAGAAGGTGATGGGCTTCGGCCACCGGGTCTACAAGAACGGCGACTCCCGGGTGCCGACCATGAAGCGGGCGTTCCTCGATATCGCCGCCGCGACCGACGGGCAGAAGTGGGTGCGCATGTACGACATCCTCGAACGCGCCATGGGCGAGGCCACCGGGATCGAGCCGAACCTCGACTTCCCGACCGGCCCCGCCTACTACCTGCTCGGCTTCGACATCGAGATCTTCACCCCGATCTTCGTCATGAGCCGGATCACCGGCTGGACCGCGCACATCATCGAGCAGGGCGAGTCCAACGCGCTCATCCGGCCGCTGAGCGAATATATCGGCGTGCCGCAGCGCCCGGTCGTGGCGTAG
- a CDS encoding energy-coupling factor ABC transporter ATP-binding protein, which translates to MSTEPAVRLTGLTFAYPDGTRALDGLSLTVRAGERVAVLGPNGAGKSTLMLHLNGVLTASAGEVVIGGTRLERGTVRELRRRVGVVFQDPDDQLFMPTVAQDVAFGPHNFGVRGTELAEAVEFALRAVGMTGRADRSPTRLSLGERRRAALATVLACRPEVLVLDEPAANLDPVARRELAEILATLPATLLLVTHDLPYAERVCSRAVILDGGRIVADGAIGDVLGDYELLARHRLR; encoded by the coding sequence GTGAGCACCGAACCCGCGGTACGCCTCACCGGCCTGACCTTCGCCTACCCGGACGGCACCCGGGCGTTGGACGGGCTCTCGCTCACCGTGCGGGCGGGCGAGCGGGTCGCTGTGCTCGGCCCGAACGGGGCCGGGAAGTCCACGCTCATGCTGCACCTGAACGGGGTGCTCACGGCGAGCGCGGGCGAGGTCGTGATCGGCGGCACCCGGCTGGAGCGCGGGACCGTGCGGGAGCTCCGCAGGCGGGTCGGGGTGGTGTTCCAGGACCCGGACGACCAGCTCTTCATGCCGACCGTCGCCCAGGACGTCGCCTTCGGGCCGCACAACTTCGGCGTCCGCGGCACCGAACTCGCCGAAGCGGTCGAATTCGCGCTGCGGGCCGTCGGCATGACCGGCCGCGCCGACCGCTCCCCCACCCGGCTCTCACTCGGCGAGCGCCGCCGCGCCGCGCTGGCCACCGTGCTCGCCTGCCGCCCCGAGGTGCTCGTCCTCGACGAGCCGGCCGCCAACCTCGACCCGGTCGCGCGCCGCGAGCTCGCCGAGATCCTGGCGACGCTGCCGGCCACGCTGCTGCTGGTCACCCACGACCTGCCGTACGCCGAGCGGGTCTGCTCCCGCGCGGTGATCCTGGACGGGGGCAGGATCGTCGCCGACGGGGCGATCGGCGACGTGCTCGGGGACTACGAACTGCTGGCGAGGCACCGGTTGCGCTGA
- the cbiQ gene encoding cobalt ECF transporter T component CbiQ — translation MRADRLYLPGASALHLAPAEVKIAGAVLLVVAVVATPRETVWPYALFAAGLLALWAAARIPLRWIAPRMLIELPFLVLALLLPFAAGEPRTALLGLSLSTAGLWAGWGIVAKGTLGVGISLTLAATTAVRELPGGLTRLRVPGLIVTIVVLMLRYVDVIADEAARMRLARISRGDDPRSLAQVAATARGVGALFLRSYERGERVHLAMLSRGFTGSVPALGARPAAPRDWLAAGALVLAAAGVCACAWLAR, via the coding sequence GTGAGGGCGGACCGGCTCTACCTGCCCGGCGCCTCCGCGCTGCACCTGGCGCCCGCCGAGGTGAAGATCGCCGGGGCGGTGCTGCTGGTGGTGGCCGTGGTGGCGACGCCGCGCGAGACGGTCTGGCCGTACGCCCTCTTCGCGGCCGGGCTGCTCGCGCTGTGGGCGGCGGCGCGCATCCCGCTGCGCTGGATCGCGCCGCGGATGCTGATCGAGCTGCCGTTCCTGGTGCTGGCGCTGCTGCTGCCCTTCGCCGCCGGGGAGCCGCGGACCGCGCTGCTCGGGCTGTCGCTCTCCACGGCCGGGCTCTGGGCCGGCTGGGGCATCGTGGCGAAAGGGACGCTCGGCGTCGGCATCTCGCTGACGCTGGCGGCCACGACCGCGGTGCGCGAGCTGCCGGGCGGGCTGACCAGGCTGCGGGTGCCCGGGCTGATCGTGACCATCGTGGTGCTCATGCTGCGCTACGTCGACGTGATCGCGGACGAGGCAGCCCGCATGCGGCTGGCCCGGATCTCGCGCGGCGACGACCCGCGCTCGCTCGCCCAGGTCGCGGCGACCGCGCGCGGCGTCGGGGCGCTGTTCCTGCGCTCCTACGAGCGCGGCGAGCGGGTGCACCTGGCCATGCTCTCGCGTGGCTTCACCGGCAGCGTCCCCGCGCTCGGCGCCCGGCCCGCCGCGCCGCGCGACTGGCTGGCGGCGGGCGCGCTGGTGCTGGCCGCCGCCGGTGTCTGCGCCTGCGCGTGGTTGGCCCGGTGA
- a CDS encoding PDGLE domain-containing protein, whose product MYLLRSTSAPRVSLNAFLFGFAAAAVLVAGALSYLASSQPDGLDATTQRGCTVVAEQLEGECIAQRAEDHGLAGSPLADYTIGGDSTLTGLAGILGAAATFAALFALVRVLLAARPSRSRAG is encoded by the coding sequence GTGTACCTGCTGCGCAGCACGAGCGCGCCCAGGGTCTCGCTGAACGCCTTCCTGTTCGGCTTCGCCGCGGCCGCCGTGCTGGTGGCCGGGGCGCTGTCGTACCTGGCCAGCTCGCAGCCGGACGGGCTGGACGCCACCACCCAGCGCGGCTGCACGGTGGTCGCCGAGCAGCTGGAGGGCGAGTGCATCGCGCAGCGCGCCGAGGACCACGGGCTCGCCGGCTCCCCGCTGGCCGACTACACCATCGGGGGTGACTCCACGCTGACCGGCCTCGCCGGAATCCTCGGGGCGGCGGCCACCTTCGCCGCGCTGTTCGCGCTGGTCCGGGTCCTGCTCGCGGCGCGGCCGAGCCGGAGCCGGGCCGGGTGA
- a CDS encoding ArsR/SmtB family transcription factor gives MQTDIWSGLASPPPDRQSGAVPAPTSLGHEPAVPGLDVTGIAGWAQRFELLADANRLRLLVCLHHTPDQNVTELAAAVGMSATAASHALRILRHQGWVTSTRTGRIVRYRLTDEIIHRLLHWIGAPHAPAPRPD, from the coding sequence ATGCAGACCGATATTTGGAGCGGGCTGGCCTCGCCGCCCCCTGACCGGCAGAGTGGAGCCGTGCCCGCCCCCACCTCGCTCGGCCACGAGCCCGCCGTCCCCGGCCTCGACGTCACCGGGATCGCGGGCTGGGCGCAGCGCTTCGAGCTGCTGGCCGACGCCAACCGGCTGCGGCTGCTGGTGTGCCTGCACCACACCCCGGACCAGAACGTCACCGAGCTCGCCGCCGCCGTCGGCATGAGCGCCACCGCCGCCTCGCATGCCCTGCGCATCCTGCGGCACCAGGGCTGGGTGACCTCGACCAGGACCGGGCGGATCGTGCGCTACCGGCTCACCGACGAGATCATCCACCGGTTGCTGCACTGGATCGGCGCCCCGCACGCCCCCGCCCCGCGCCCGGACTGA
- a CDS encoding general stress protein codes for MTGTTTPQQVIASFNDYPPAQELVERLADGGFPAEQAQIVGKGLRTVEQVTGRTTAARATGAGAAAGAWIGVLLALLTVAFAAAPAWQALALAVPAAALWGAIAGAVGYRATRNRRELTGVHTLVAHSYDVRVPEERADEVTRSLRSGGR; via the coding sequence ATGACGGGTACCACCACACCGCAGCAGGTCATCGCCTCCTTCAACGACTACCCCCCGGCGCAGGAGCTGGTCGAGCGGCTCGCCGACGGCGGCTTCCCGGCCGAGCAGGCGCAGATCGTCGGGAAGGGGCTGCGCACCGTCGAACAGGTCACCGGCCGGACGACCGCCGCCCGCGCGACCGGCGCCGGCGCGGCGGCCGGGGCCTGGATCGGGGTGCTGCTCGCGCTGCTGACCGTGGCCTTCGCCGCGGCCCCCGCCTGGCAGGCGCTCGCCCTCGCGGTGCCGGCCGCCGCGCTGTGGGGCGCGATCGCCGGCGCCGTCGGGTACCGCGCCACCAGGAACCGCCGCGAGCTGACCGGCGTGCACACCCTGGTCGCGCACAGCTACGACGTCCGCGTCCCCGAGGAGCGCGCCGACGAGGTGACGCGCAGCCTGCGATCGGGCGGCCGATGA
- a CDS encoding zinc-dependent alcohol dehydrogenase, with the protein MRAMVYRGPYKVRVEEKDMPAIEHPNDAIVRVQRAAICGSDLHLYHGMMPDTRVGTTFGHEFIGVVEQVGGSVRSLVPGDRVMVPFNIYCGSCWFCANGLYSNCHNVNPNATAVGGIYGYSHTCGGYDGGQAEFVRVPFADVGPSKIPDWLDDEDALLCTDALATGYFGAQLGDIREGDVVAVFGAGPVGLFAAQSAWLMGAGRVIVVDHLEYRLEKAKQMAHAEVVNIADCADVVVEMKRSTGYLGADVAIDAVGAEADGNLLMHVTSAKLKLQGGSPVALNWAIDSVRKGGTVSVMGAYGPIFSAVKFGDAMNKGLTINTNQCPVKRQWPRLFSHIRNGYLNPKEIITHRIPLEHIAEGYHIFSAKLDNCLKPVIVPDAA; encoded by the coding sequence ATGCGAGCGATGGTGTACCGCGGTCCCTACAAGGTCCGCGTCGAAGAGAAGGACATGCCCGCGATCGAACACCCCAACGACGCGATCGTGCGGGTGCAGCGCGCCGCCATCTGCGGCTCGGACCTGCACCTCTACCACGGGATGATGCCGGACACCAGGGTCGGCACCACCTTCGGCCACGAGTTCATCGGCGTGGTCGAGCAGGTCGGCGGCTCGGTCCGCTCGCTGGTCCCCGGCGACCGGGTGATGGTCCCGTTCAACATCTACTGCGGCTCGTGCTGGTTCTGCGCGAACGGGCTGTACTCCAACTGCCACAACGTCAACCCGAACGCCACCGCGGTCGGCGGCATCTACGGCTACTCGCACACCTGCGGTGGCTACGACGGCGGGCAGGCCGAGTTCGTGCGGGTGCCCTTCGCCGACGTCGGCCCGTCAAAAATCCCGGACTGGCTCGACGACGAGGACGCGCTGCTGTGCACCGACGCCCTCGCCACCGGCTACTTCGGCGCGCAGCTCGGCGACATCCGCGAGGGCGACGTGGTCGCGGTCTTCGGCGCGGGCCCGGTCGGGCTCTTCGCGGCGCAGTCGGCCTGGCTGATGGGGGCGGGCCGGGTGATCGTCGTCGACCACCTCGAGTACCGGCTGGAGAAGGCGAAGCAGATGGCGCACGCGGAGGTCGTCAACATCGCCGACTGCGCCGACGTCGTGGTCGAGATGAAGCGCAGCACCGGGTATCTCGGCGCCGACGTCGCCATCGACGCGGTCGGCGCCGAGGCCGACGGCAACCTGCTCATGCACGTCACCTCGGCGAAGCTGAAGCTGCAGGGCGGCTCCCCGGTCGCGCTGAACTGGGCCATCGACTCGGTGCGCAAGGGCGGCACGGTCTCGGTGATGGGCGCCTACGGCCCGATCTTCAGCGCGGTGAAGTTCGGCGACGCCATGAACAAGGGGCTCACCATCAACACCAACCAGTGCCCGGTGAAACGGCAGTGGCCGCGGCTCTTCTCCCACATCCGCAACGGCTACCTGAACCCGAAGGAGATCATCACCCACCGCATCCCGCTGGAGCACATCGCCGAGGGATACCACATCTTCTCCGCCAAACTCGACAACTGCCTCAAGCCGGTCATCGTGCCCGACGCCGCCTGA
- a CDS encoding Fic family protein: MSWPPHRTETREWNPRTRQGSRADRTLKTVEVSVPPLIGALPVDLTRGVARVHEEAIIAVVRLEAGCGEHLAPLSDFLLRSESVASSKIEHIDAGWRAFGRALAGGKASDEARSQLAAVQALIAMVDAAGDGAIELGALLEAHRLLMAPDFYTARASGTFREVQNWIGGSDYTPIDALYVPPPPESVDELMTDLLTFANRTDLPVLAQAAIAHAQFESIHPFTDGNGRIGRALISAILRRRGLTRRVTVPMASVMLADVRRYFDRLTRYRAGDAEGFVDYVARAAIVSSEAARDSAGALAELPGRWREMARPRGNSADEKIIDALLDTPILNADTAQRITATSDASVYRALDRLVEARVLEPLSASKRDRIWAATDVLAELDALSAAIGKRTAEHL; encoded by the coding sequence GTGAGCTGGCCGCCGCACCGCACCGAGACCAGGGAGTGGAACCCGCGCACCCGGCAGGGCTCGCGCGCCGACCGGACGCTGAAGACCGTGGAGGTCTCCGTTCCGCCGCTGATCGGCGCCCTGCCTGTGGATCTCACCCGCGGAGTCGCCCGCGTGCACGAGGAGGCGATCATCGCCGTCGTCCGCCTGGAAGCGGGCTGCGGCGAGCACCTGGCGCCGCTCTCCGACTTCCTGCTGCGCAGCGAATCGGTCGCCTCCTCGAAGATCGAGCACATCGACGCGGGCTGGCGGGCATTCGGCAGGGCGCTGGCCGGTGGGAAGGCCAGCGACGAGGCCAGGTCCCAGCTCGCCGCCGTGCAGGCGCTGATCGCGATGGTCGACGCGGCGGGCGACGGCGCCATCGAACTCGGCGCACTTCTCGAGGCGCACCGCTTGCTCATGGCCCCGGATTTCTACACCGCCCGTGCTTCCGGCACCTTCCGGGAGGTGCAGAATTGGATCGGCGGCAGCGACTACACCCCGATCGACGCGCTCTACGTGCCCCCGCCACCGGAATCCGTCGACGAGCTGATGACGGACCTGCTGACCTTCGCGAACCGCACCGACCTGCCCGTCCTCGCCCAGGCCGCGATCGCGCACGCCCAGTTCGAGTCCATCCACCCGTTCACCGACGGCAACGGCCGCATCGGCCGGGCACTGATCAGCGCGATCCTGCGTCGCCGCGGCCTGACGCGGCGCGTCACCGTTCCGATGGCCTCGGTCATGCTCGCCGACGTCCGCCGCTACTTCGACCGGCTGACCCGGTACCGGGCCGGTGACGCGGAGGGGTTCGTCGACTACGTCGCGCGCGCCGCGATCGTCTCCAGCGAGGCCGCGCGCGACTCCGCCGGTGCGCTGGCGGAGCTCCCCGGCCGCTGGCGCGAGATGGCGCGGCCGCGGGGGAATTCCGCGGATGAGAAGATCATCGACGCCCTGCTCGACACGCCGATCCTGAATGCCGACACAGCTCAGCGGATCACCGCGACCAGCGATGCCAGCGTTTATCGGGCGCTGGACAGGCTCGTGGAGGCGCGGGTGCTCGAACCGCTCTCGGCGAGTAAGCGCGATCGGATCTGGGCCGCCACCGACGTGCTCGCGGAGCTCGACGCGCTGAGCGCGGCCATCGGTAAGCGCACGGCCGAGCATCTCTGA
- a CDS encoding adenylate/guanylate cyclase domain-containing protein, which translates to MSLELLLVLIAALEAAGLIALGVALARTRRELAEARRRVDARQAWVSGGREAVKTVWSAASLLRRKGFRGALLSSIEDLAGWAQVERPDLATLAPDGHVAIAFSDIEGSTALNERLGDRAFVRLLARHERLVGKQVAAHGGHVIKSQGDGFMIAFAEAGQAVRCGLDIQAALARGTEAEERVRVRIGIHTGRSVRRGDDLFGRNVAMAARVAGAAGGAEVLVSAAVRDEVAALPGIAVTGTREVALKGFDGVHRLSTVERG; encoded by the coding sequence GTGTCGCTCGAACTCCTGCTCGTGCTGATCGCCGCCCTGGAGGCGGCCGGGCTGATCGCGCTCGGCGTCGCGCTGGCCCGCACCCGCCGCGAGCTCGCGGAGGCGCGGCGGCGGGTCGATGCCAGGCAGGCGTGGGTGAGCGGCGGGCGCGAGGCCGTGAAGACGGTCTGGAGTGCGGCGAGCCTGCTGCGCCGCAAGGGTTTCCGTGGCGCGCTGCTCAGCTCGATCGAGGATCTGGCCGGGTGGGCGCAGGTCGAGCGGCCGGATCTGGCGACGCTCGCCCCGGACGGCCACGTCGCCATCGCCTTCTCCGACATCGAGGGCTCGACCGCGCTCAACGAACGGCTCGGCGACCGCGCCTTCGTGCGGCTGCTCGCCAGGCACGAGCGGCTGGTCGGCAAGCAGGTCGCCGCGCACGGCGGGCACGTGATCAAGAGCCAGGGCGACGGCTTCATGATCGCCTTCGCCGAGGCCGGGCAGGCGGTGCGCTGCGGGCTCGACATCCAGGCCGCGCTCGCCCGCGGCACCGAGGCCGAGGAGCGGGTCCGGGTCCGGATCGGCATCCACACCGGCCGCTCGGTGCGCCGCGGCGACGACCTCTTCGGCCGCAACGTGGCGATGGCCGCGCGGGTCGCCGGAGCAGCGGGCGGGGCGGAGGTGCTGGTCAGCGCCGCCGTGCGGGACGAGGTGGCGGCGCTGCCCGGAATCGCGGTGACCGGGACGCGGGAGGTCGCGCTGAAGGGGTTCGACGGGGTGCACCGGCTGTCCACGGTGGAGCGGGGCTGA
- a CDS encoding SMP-30/gluconolactonase/LRE family protein, translated as MSRVAVVLGACVFATVSVVVAPTAQAAPVCAGAGQPTLPAASIAGALEGLTVDARGRAFTTDIATGRVFRIDAPGAAPVPIGTVPSGGGGALAWTPDGGLLVGYGADARALAGDVLRAAGIVRMDPDTGATTPVAAGLSAANGLAVAGDGTIYATNDFGSLVGRVAPGGAVQADWASLPSANGAVLDRADEYLYVGRTFSNPGVSRIPLANPGAPQSLLDLGGADALAAPDGLTLDSAQRPIVPFNTAGQVVRVDAPQRYCVLSSGNPSTSVVTYGRGASGFAAGRLFAATFTGSIYEIPGGFDPAATTAAP; from the coding sequence ATGAGCAGAGTGGCAGTCGTCCTCGGTGCGTGTGTCTTCGCGACGGTGTCGGTGGTGGTCGCGCCAACGGCGCAGGCCGCCCCGGTCTGCGCGGGCGCCGGCCAGCCGACGCTGCCCGCCGCCTCGATCGCCGGCGCGCTGGAGGGGCTCACCGTCGACGCCCGCGGGCGCGCCTTCACCACCGATATCGCGACCGGCCGGGTCTTCCGGATCGATGCGCCCGGCGCCGCCCCCGTCCCCATCGGCACCGTGCCGAGCGGTGGCGGCGGCGCGCTGGCCTGGACCCCGGACGGCGGGCTGCTCGTCGGCTACGGCGCCGACGCCAGGGCGCTCGCCGGTGACGTGCTGCGCGCCGCGGGCATCGTCCGCATGGACCCCGACACCGGCGCCACCACCCCGGTCGCCGCCGGGCTCAGCGCCGCCAACGGCCTGGCGGTCGCCGGCGACGGAACCATCTACGCCACCAACGATTTCGGCAGCCTCGTCGGCCGCGTGGCCCCCGGCGGCGCCGTGCAGGCGGACTGGGCGAGCCTGCCGAGCGCGAACGGCGCCGTCCTCGACCGCGCGGACGAATACCTCTACGTCGGCCGCACGTTCAGCAACCCCGGTGTGAGCCGCATCCCGCTGGCGAACCCGGGCGCCCCGCAGTCCCTGCTCGACCTCGGCGGCGCCGACGCGCTCGCCGCGCCCGACGGGCTGACCCTGGACTCCGCGCAGCGCCCGATCGTCCCGTTCAACACCGCGGGCCAGGTGGTCCGGGTCGACGCACCCCAGCGGTACTGCGTGCTGAGCAGCGGAAACCCGTCCACCAGCGTCGTCACCTACGGTCGCGGAGCGAGCGGCTTCGCGGCGGGCAGGCTCTTCGCCGCGACCTTCACCGGCTCGATCTACGAGATCCCCGGCGGCTTCGACCCGGCCGCCACCACCGCCGCGCCCTGA